The proteins below are encoded in one region of Pseudomonas sp. SCB32:
- a CDS encoding VOC family protein, with translation MPLLHSVHHIALICSDYPRSRHFYTQVLELRVIAETYREARDSWKLDLALGETQLELFSFPGAPPRPSYPEAQGLRHLAFAVDDLDAAVAHLESHGVKSEPIREDELTGKRFTFFADPDDLPLELYER, from the coding sequence ATGCCTTTGCTGCACAGCGTCCACCACATCGCCCTGATCTGCTCGGATTACCCACGATCCAGGCACTTCTACACCCAGGTGCTGGAGCTGCGCGTAATCGCCGAGACCTACCGCGAAGCCCGCGACTCCTGGAAGCTCGACCTGGCACTGGGCGAGACGCAACTGGAGCTGTTCTCCTTCCCCGGCGCGCCGCCCCGACCGTCCTATCCCGAGGCCCAGGGGCTGCGTCACCTGGCGTTTGCGGTGGATGACCTGGACGCCGCCGTGGCGCATCTGGAGAGCCATGGCGTGAAGAGCGAGCCGATCCGCGAGGACGAGCTGACCGGCAAGCGGTTCACCTTCTTTGCCGATCCGGATGACTTGCCGTTGGAGCTTTACGAGCGCTGA